Proteins found in one Vallitalea guaymasensis genomic segment:
- a CDS encoding nucleoside phosphorylase: MKKEYPILEFDSNTKSVIDPTILIKPIDIPIKAVICFFNDVLEDLRVKGKVRLIQNIRTEIGPNPIYELEYLGEKVTVFHPGVGAPLAAGMFEEVIALGARKFIACGGAGVLDEKVAVGHVIVPTSAIRDEGTSYHYISPSREISVDKVGVEAIEKVLTKHKCKYILSKTWTTDAIYRETYDKVKLRKTEGCLAVEMECSAFCAVANFRDVIFAQILYGGDLVDCEEWDARDWNNQTEIRERIFWLAVEACLEL; the protein is encoded by the coding sequence ATGAAAAAAGAATATCCTATTTTAGAATTTGATAGTAATACAAAATCAGTAATTGATCCAACAATATTAATTAAACCAATTGATATTCCAATTAAAGCAGTGATATGTTTTTTTAATGATGTTTTGGAAGATTTAAGGGTTAAGGGAAAGGTTCGTTTGATTCAAAACATAAGAACAGAAATTGGTCCTAATCCAATATATGAACTAGAGTATTTAGGTGAAAAAGTGACCGTTTTTCATCCAGGGGTAGGAGCACCACTTGCAGCAGGTATGTTTGAAGAAGTTATCGCATTAGGAGCTAGGAAGTTTATTGCATGTGGAGGAGCTGGAGTTTTAGATGAAAAAGTTGCAGTAGGGCATGTAATAGTACCAACATCAGCTATAAGGGATGAAGGGACATCTTATCATTACATATCTCCAAGTAGAGAAATATCAGTTGATAAAGTTGGTGTAGAAGCAATAGAAAAGGTTTTAACTAAGCATAAGTGTAAATACATTCTATCAAAAACATGGACAACAGATGCAATCTATAGGGAAACTTATGATAAAGTAAAACTAAGGAAAACAGAGGGGTGTTTGGCTGTTGAAATGGAATGCTCTGCTTTTTGTGCAGTTGCCAATTTTAGAGATGTTATATTTGCACAGATACTATATGGAGGAGACCTAGTTGATTGTGAAGAATGGGATGCAAGAGATTGGAATAATCAAACAGAGATTAGGGAACGCATTTTCTGGTTAGCTGTTGAAGCGTGTTTAGAGCTTTAG
- a CDS encoding DUF4240 domain-containing protein, producing MTKSNTHSILYFLSVLIIASVISCSNKQDKKRKSNNLVMDENEFWNIISMFNWKYEGDEDKVLNSAINYLSEKSNEDIYRFHDILSRLLYDLDGIEYAQNIGTYSYKNKNSYFSVDWFLYTRCVVVANGRDYYYNVINNPKEMPKDIEFEALLYIAHEAYEKKNNNEFDYISEYNFETFSNKGKWVQ from the coding sequence ATGACTAAATCAAATACGCACTCTATATTATATTTTTTGTCAGTATTAATAATTGCTTCTGTAATAAGTTGTAGCAATAAACAAGATAAAAAAAGAAAATCTAATAATTTAGTTATGGATGAAAATGAGTTTTGGAATATAATATCAATGTTTAATTGGAAATATGAAGGTGATGAAGATAAAGTCCTTAATAGTGCTATTAACTATTTATCTGAAAAATCTAACGAAGATATTTATAGATTTCATGATATACTTTCAAGATTGCTTTATGATTTAGATGGAATTGAATATGCACAGAACATTGGTACATATTCATATAAGAATAAAAATAGTTATTTTTCAGTAGATTGGTTTCTGTATACTAGGTGTGTGGTAGTTGCCAATGGTAGAGATTATTATTATAATGTTATTAATAACCCTAAAGAAATGCCTAAGGATATAGAATTTGAGGCATTGTTATATATTGCACACGAGGCTTATGAAAAGAAAAACAATAATGAATTTGATTATATATCAGAATATAATTTTGAGACATTTAGCAATAAGGGTAAGTGGGTACAATAG